One window of the Archangium primigenium genome contains the following:
- a CDS encoding M23 family metallopeptidase — MIISTIFLLASAPVVPPTRNTVAPEMGVPFACGRVFPVSQGHDTGSHLQNDTYAWDFRMPIGTPIVSAQDGKVRMARGDSTQGACDPKMASFANYVVVEHAGNVETQYLHFSAVVVKPGDTVRKGQLLGYSGNTGWSCGPHLHFKVASTQGPGWNNPSVPARIAGYGDPMRDTLVAAPVCGNTGELPMMATNDERRASQPLAPVVSTNEGEQASGGIPPGAKEILERVARPAANTLRTPPNAQAFDDGSGGAN; from the coding sequence ATGATCATTTCCACGATCTTCCTGCTCGCCTCCGCTCCGGTCGTCCCCCCCACCCGCAACACCGTGGCCCCCGAGATGGGCGTGCCGTTCGCCTGTGGCCGGGTCTTCCCGGTCAGCCAGGGCCACGACACGGGCAGTCACCTGCAGAATGACACGTACGCCTGGGACTTCCGCATGCCCATCGGCACCCCCATCGTCTCGGCACAGGACGGCAAGGTGCGCATGGCGCGGGGTGACAGCACCCAGGGCGCGTGTGATCCGAAGATGGCCTCGTTCGCCAACTACGTCGTCGTGGAGCACGCGGGCAACGTGGAGACCCAGTACCTGCACTTCAGCGCCGTGGTGGTGAAGCCCGGCGACACGGTGCGCAAGGGTCAGCTGCTCGGGTACTCGGGCAACACGGGCTGGTCCTGCGGCCCCCACCTGCACTTCAAGGTGGCCAGCACCCAGGGCCCGGGGTGGAACAACCCGTCCGTGCCGGCGCGCATCGCCGGGTACGGCGACCCCATGCGCGACACCCTCGTCGCCGCGCCCGTGTGCGGCAACACGGGCGAGCTGCCGATGATGGCCACCAACGACGAGCGCCGGGCCTCGCAGCCCCTGGCTCCCGTGGTGTCCACCAACGAGGGCGAGCAGGCCTCGGGCGGTATTCCTCCCGGCGCCAAGGAGATCCTCGAGCGCGTGGCGCGCCCGGCGGCCAACACGCTGCGCACGCCGCCCAACGCCCAGGCCTTCGACGACGGCTCGGGCGGCGCGAACTAG
- a CDS encoding TfoX/Sxy family protein produces MARSSSSLDDTLELLKPFGPVHARAMFGGWGLFQAGRMFGLILDGRLYLKTDDTSRAAFEAAGGEPFVYDGGKGRQVTLSYWTPPAEVADDAHALLPWVRRAAEAALRVANQKAARKTVRRPKRA; encoded by the coding sequence ATGGCCCGCTCGAGCTCCTCCCTCGACGACACGCTGGAGTTGTTGAAGCCCTTCGGGCCGGTGCACGCGCGCGCCATGTTCGGCGGCTGGGGCCTGTTCCAGGCCGGGCGCATGTTCGGGCTCATCCTCGACGGGCGGCTCTACCTGAAGACGGATGACACCTCGCGCGCCGCCTTCGAGGCCGCCGGAGGCGAGCCCTTCGTCTACGACGGCGGCAAGGGCCGCCAGGTCACCCTGTCCTACTGGACGCCGCCGGCGGAGGTCGCGGACGACGCCCATGCGCTGCTGCCCTGGGTCCGCCGCGCCGCCGAGGCCGCCCTGCGCGTGGCGAACCAGAAGGCGGCGAGGAAGACCGTCAGGCGGCCGAAGCGCGCCTGA
- a CDS encoding F0F1 ATP synthase subunit epsilon: MAKLTVEIVTPEKRVLSVQADEAIVPGARGLFGVRPGHTPFLSLIEPGLLTLSGEGAPREAYFVAGGFVEVSNDKVLVLADVVEPVASIDVDAARQRLAEAQERLRGMSSDDARFTVEQAIVRRETARVNAVAR; encoded by the coding sequence ATGGCCAAGCTGACGGTCGAGATTGTCACCCCCGAGAAGCGCGTCCTGTCGGTCCAGGCGGACGAGGCGATCGTCCCCGGCGCGCGGGGCCTGTTCGGCGTGCGGCCGGGCCACACCCCGTTCCTCTCGCTCATCGAGCCGGGCCTGCTCACCCTGTCGGGTGAGGGCGCGCCGCGCGAGGCCTACTTCGTGGCCGGCGGCTTCGTCGAGGTGAGCAACGACAAGGTGCTGGTGCTCGCGGACGTGGTCGAGCCCGTGGCCTCCATCGACGTGGACGCCGCGCGCCAGCGGCTGGCCGAGGCCCAGGAGCGGCTGCGCGGCATGTCCTCGGACGACGCGCGCTTCACCGTGGAGCAGGCCATCGTGCGCCGCGAGACGGCGCGCGTGAACGCCGTGGCCCGCTAG
- a CDS encoding ADP-ribosylglycohydrolase family protein, which produces MSMTPAERQDRFQAAFLGLAIGDALGFPLKGIPPLNLARLSGLADDFAPRPRGKFAKGQFSDDTQLMLATAESVIREGKVDGRSTAVHLAWLWQEGIILQPPKPLAESLQKLALGTPWMSAGSPLGVKCHSVLSRAMVVGLFESKSRVRIRHDAGVLAILTHKDPTCAGAAAAFAQAVAMGLTTKEPPTPAAFCEELALAAAAHDQELAEELRHLPRLLTWDTSRALTQLRKVSVPPSQLRGVDGLPPHVVPVLLTAIYATLKAPHDFRQAVELTLRCGGEADAAAACVGAMLGAHLGTAAIPPRLRKSVLYADTLVDAADRLFQARQVRETLATALAQQKRRR; this is translated from the coding sequence ATGTCGATGACTCCCGCCGAGCGCCAGGATAGGTTTCAAGCGGCGTTCCTGGGTCTCGCGATCGGAGATGCCCTGGGGTTTCCGCTCAAGGGCATTCCGCCGCTGAACCTCGCGCGGCTCAGCGGGCTGGCCGACGACTTCGCGCCCCGGCCCCGAGGCAAGTTCGCCAAGGGCCAGTTCTCCGACGACACGCAGTTGATGCTCGCCACCGCGGAGAGCGTCATCCGCGAGGGCAAGGTGGACGGGCGCAGCACCGCGGTGCACCTGGCGTGGCTGTGGCAGGAGGGCATCATCCTGCAGCCGCCCAAGCCGCTCGCCGAGTCGCTGCAGAAGCTCGCGCTGGGCACGCCGTGGATGAGCGCGGGCTCGCCCCTGGGCGTCAAGTGCCACTCGGTGCTCAGCCGCGCCATGGTGGTGGGCCTCTTCGAGAGCAAGAGCCGCGTGCGCATCCGCCATGACGCGGGCGTGCTCGCCATCCTCACGCACAAGGATCCCACCTGCGCCGGGGCCGCGGCCGCCTTCGCCCAGGCGGTGGCCATGGGCCTCACCACCAAGGAGCCGCCCACGCCCGCCGCCTTCTGCGAGGAGCTGGCCCTGGCGGCCGCCGCGCACGATCAGGAGCTGGCCGAGGAGCTGCGCCACCTGCCGCGGTTGCTCACCTGGGACACGTCGCGCGCGCTCACGCAGCTGCGCAAGGTGAGCGTGCCCCCGAGCCAGCTGCGCGGCGTGGACGGCCTGCCGCCGCACGTGGTGCCGGTGCTGCTCACCGCCATCTACGCGACGCTCAAGGCGCCGCACGACTTCCGCCAAGCCGTGGAGCTCACCCTGCGCTGTGGCGGCGAGGCCGACGCGGCCGCCGCCTGCGTGGGCGCCATGCTCGGCGCGCACCTGGGCACCGCCGCCATTCCCCCGCGCCTGCGCAAGAGCGTGCTCTACGCCGACACCCTCGTGGACGCCGCGGATCGCCTCTTCCAGGCCCGCCAGGTGCGCGAGACCCTCGCCACCGCGCTCGCCCAGCAGAAGCGGCGCCGTTAG
- a CDS encoding AMP-dependent synthetase/ligase, giving the protein MTSPTFETMVDIFLQSTAHFGPRPLFLEKKNGAWVEMTYIQFAQKVDDLRGGLAKLGVTEGDRVAVISNNRHEWAVGAYASYTLGAAYVPMYEQQQEKEWHYILNDCGAKVVFAATEAIAKKISALKSSLPALEHVICFAGEGPQSFAGVLAQGSAAPQKAASPKPTDLCGLIYTSGTTGNPKGVKLSHGNIANNVAAMHQIFPMSDNDRSLAFLPWAHVFGQSVELHGLYSMGASMAIAESTEKIIENLAEVQPTLIFSVPRIFNRIYDALQKRMATESGLKKKLFTLGIEVAKQRKALAEQKRTSLLLDLQHSFFDKVVFSKVRARFGGRMKYAFSGGAAISREVAEFIDNLGITVYEGYGLTETSPIATANFPGNRKIGSVGKALPGTRVEIDRTETGDPKQGEIVAYGHNVMQGYYNLPDEDSKAFTAEHGFRTGDMGYLDDDGFLWITGRIKEQYKLENGKYVSPAPIEQSLQLSSFIVNAMLHGQNKPFNTAIIVPDMGSLTKWAEEKGLSTAMPALLTLPEVQQLYREQIAEFTKDVKGYEKPKHFLLVSEDFTTANDMLTPSLKLKRRSVLKRYGDDVETLYREAEKRGEKSAA; this is encoded by the coding sequence ATGACGAGCCCCACGTTCGAGACGATGGTCGACATCTTCCTCCAAAGCACGGCCCACTTCGGCCCGCGCCCGCTCTTCCTCGAGAAGAAGAACGGGGCCTGGGTGGAGATGACGTACATCCAGTTCGCGCAGAAGGTGGACGACCTGCGCGGTGGTCTGGCGAAGCTCGGCGTGACCGAGGGCGATCGCGTGGCCGTCATCTCCAACAACCGCCACGAGTGGGCGGTGGGCGCGTATGCCTCGTACACGCTCGGCGCCGCCTACGTGCCCATGTACGAGCAGCAGCAGGAGAAGGAGTGGCACTACATCCTCAACGACTGTGGCGCCAAGGTCGTGTTCGCCGCCACCGAGGCCATTGCCAAGAAAATTTCGGCGCTCAAATCATCCCTGCCCGCGCTCGAGCACGTCATCTGTTTCGCCGGTGAAGGTCCCCAGAGCTTCGCGGGCGTGCTCGCCCAGGGCTCCGCGGCGCCCCAGAAGGCCGCGTCGCCCAAGCCCACGGATCTCTGTGGCCTCATCTACACCTCGGGCACCACGGGCAATCCCAAGGGCGTGAAGCTCAGCCACGGCAACATCGCCAACAACGTGGCCGCCATGCATCAGATCTTCCCCATGTCGGACAACGACCGGTCGCTCGCGTTCCTGCCCTGGGCGCACGTCTTCGGTCAGTCCGTGGAACTGCACGGCCTGTACTCCATGGGCGCGTCCATGGCCATCGCCGAGTCCACCGAGAAGATCATCGAGAACCTGGCCGAGGTGCAGCCCACGCTCATCTTCTCCGTGCCCCGCATCTTCAACCGCATCTACGACGCGCTCCAGAAGCGCATGGCGACCGAGTCCGGGCTCAAGAAGAAGCTGTTCACCCTGGGCATCGAGGTGGCCAAGCAGCGCAAGGCGCTCGCCGAGCAGAAGCGCACGAGCCTGCTGCTCGACCTGCAGCACTCCTTCTTCGACAAGGTCGTCTTCTCCAAGGTGCGCGCGCGCTTCGGCGGCCGGATGAAGTACGCCTTCAGCGGCGGCGCGGCCATCTCGCGCGAGGTGGCCGAGTTCATCGACAACCTGGGCATCACGGTCTACGAGGGCTACGGCCTCACCGAGACGTCCCCCATCGCCACGGCGAACTTCCCGGGAAACCGGAAGATCGGCTCGGTGGGCAAGGCCCTGCCCGGCACGCGCGTGGAGATCGACCGCACCGAGACGGGTGACCCGAAGCAGGGGGAGATCGTCGCCTACGGCCACAACGTCATGCAGGGCTACTACAACCTGCCGGACGAGGACTCCAAGGCCTTCACCGCCGAGCACGGCTTCCGCACCGGCGACATGGGCTACCTGGATGACGACGGCTTCCTGTGGATCACCGGCCGCATCAAGGAGCAGTACAAGCTGGAGAACGGCAAGTACGTGTCGCCGGCGCCCATCGAGCAGTCGCTCCAGCTCTCCTCGTTCATCGTCAACGCGATGCTGCACGGGCAGAACAAGCCCTTCAACACGGCCATCATCGTCCCGGACATGGGCTCGCTCACCAAGTGGGCCGAGGAGAAGGGCCTGAGCACCGCCATGCCCGCGCTGCTCACCCTGCCCGAGGTGCAGCAGCTCTACCGCGAGCAGATCGCCGAGTTCACCAAGGACGTGAAGGGCTACGAGAAGCCCAAGCACTTCCTCCTGGTGTCCGAGGACTTCACCACCGCCAACGACATGCTCACCCCCTCGCTCAAGCTCAAGCGCCGCAGCGTGCTCAAGCGCTACGGCGATGACGTGGAGACCCTCTACCGCGAGGCGGAGAAGCGCGGCGAGAAGAGCGCCGCCTGA
- a CDS encoding phage holin family protein translates to MEFESERLERSQLESLSTAELVRHAIEETRLLARAEILHAKKELKEEVAAAKTAGIFLGASGVLGLVGLSALLVAAGLALPVAQWLGVLLVGIFLVLVAGGLALMGSKRLPTKPLAHTQERLKTDLVRTKETLQ, encoded by the coding sequence GTGGAATTCGAATCGGAGCGGCTGGAGCGCAGCCAACTGGAATCGCTGTCCACCGCGGAGCTGGTCCGTCACGCCATCGAGGAGACGCGGCTGCTGGCGCGCGCGGAGATCCTGCACGCCAAGAAGGAATTGAAGGAGGAGGTCGCGGCGGCGAAGACCGCGGGCATCTTCCTGGGCGCCAGTGGGGTGCTCGGCCTGGTGGGTCTGTCGGCATTGCTCGTGGCGGCGGGCCTGGCGCTGCCGGTGGCCCAGTGGCTGGGCGTGTTGCTCGTGGGCATCTTCCTGGTCCTCGTGGCCGGAGGGCTCGCCCTGATGGGCTCCAAGCGGCTGCCGACCAAACCGCTGGCGCATACCCAGGAGCGCCTGAAGACGGACCTCGTCCGCACCAAGGAGACCCTGCAATGA